From Polypterus senegalus isolate Bchr_013 chromosome 15, ASM1683550v1, whole genome shotgun sequence, the proteins below share one genomic window:
- the LOC120515896 gene encoding C-C chemokine receptor type 4-like, producing MLRNPIMETSTFYFYDFNSTFTWDEDDNNPCVKDKIASKFLPVFYSMLFIIGLVGNALVLYIVTQCVRLKSMTDVSFLNLAISDLLLVISLPFLAYYAADQWIFGDAMCKIIMGLYHVGFYGGIFFVTLMSIDRYLAVVHAVYAIRARTVFYGTIASSAVWVISVAVSFPEILYNKVIYDNITTCRPQYPPFKRKTLKIASMFKMNILGLLIPLAIMCFCSIMIIKRLLRCHSVKRETIKLVFFIVGAFFIFWTPYNIASFLDALQTFGIFNDCKSNKNIDLTLQVTEVIAHIHSCLNPYFYIFVGEKFKRHFIRMIAKVPFLKCSLLKPHLPSTVSSFYSQSTSVAENSVAL from the coding sequence GAATCCAATAATGGAAacttcaacattttatttttatgactttAATTCCACATTCACATGGGATGAGGATGACAATAATCCATGTGTGAAGGATAAGATTGCATCGAAATTCCTGCCAGTGTTTTACTCGATGTTGTTCATCATTGGACTTGTAGGAAACGCCTTGGTGTTGTACATCGTGACGCAATGCGTGAGGCTCAAGAGCATGACCGATGTGTCTTTCCTGAACCTGGCCATTTCAGATTTGCTCCTCGTCATTTCGCTGCCGTTTCTGGCCTATTACGCCGCTGATCAGTGGATTTTTGGAGACGCCATGTGTAAAATAATCATGGGGTTGTACCACGTGGGCTTCTATGGAGGGATCTTCTTTGTCACCCTGATGAGCATCGACAGATACCTCGCAGTAGTGCACGCGGTGTATGCCATTCGAGCGAGGACTGTGTTTTACGGCACCATTGCAAGCTCTGCAGTTTGGGTGATTTCGGTGGCAGTTTCTTTTCCTGAAATTTTATACAATAAGGTCATATATGACAACATCACCACTTGCAGACCCCAGTATCCACCTTTTAAACGAAAAACCTTAAAAATTGCCAGTATGTTTAAGATGAACATTTTAGGGCTTTTGATTCCCCTTGCAATTATGTGTTTTTGCTCCATCATGATAATCAAACGGCTTCTACGGTGCCATTCTGTAAAACGGGAAACCATCAAGCTCGTTTTCTTTATCGTGGgggcctttttcattttctggacGCCGTACAATATCGCTTCGTTTTTGGATGCCCTGCAGACATTCGGAATATTCAATGACTGCAAGTCGAATAAAAATATCGACCTGACGCTTCAGGTGACGGAGGTCATCGCCCACATCCACAGCTGTTTGAACCCGTACTTTTACATATTTGTGGGGGAAAAATTCAAAAGGCACTTCATCAGAATGATTGCCAAAGTGCCCTTCTTGAAGTGCAGCCTGCTGAAGCCGCATTTGCCATCAACCGTCAGTTCGTTTTATTCACAGTCTACTAGTGTAGCGGAGAACAGTGTGGCTTTGTGA